A portion of the Adhaeribacter radiodurans genome contains these proteins:
- a CDS encoding GH39 family glycosyl hydrolase produces the protein MLLLHARLLFSQQPPAVSIAVNASQSIGDMKPFWSFFGYDEPNYTTRKNGQKLLTELQQISPVPVYVRAHNLLTSKGNSPGPDLKWGFTDAYTEDKNGKPVYNWVTVDSIVDTYVQRGMKPLMEIGFMPKALSSKPEPYEHKWSAGGNIWTGWTYPPKDYNKWRELVYQWVNHSIQRYGKQEVTTWLWELWNEPDIGYWSGTFEEYCKLYDYTADGLKRACPECTIGGPHTTSPRGEKGYQYLTKFIEHCLRGKNYATKKTGTPLQFVAFHAKGAPELVNGHIRMNMGVQLKDISRGFTAVNSFPELKNIPIIIGENDPEGCAACSEKKEPKYGYRNGTMYPSYTAAAYARIYELMDQHQVNLRGAVSWSFEFENQAWFAGFRDLATNGVDKPVLNVFRMFGMMNGNRVAVQTNNTLKAADIIASGVTGKPDINALASKNDHSIAVIVWNYHDDDVAAAASPVELTIIGVPQSKVQVHHYRVDKQFSNSFEKWKSMGKPQQVTNEQYQELEKAGQLQLLTSPAWQEVNEGKTVLKFDLPRQGVSFIQLSW, from the coding sequence ATGCTTCTGCTGCATGCCAGACTGTTGTTTTCCCAGCAACCGCCGGCGGTATCCATTGCGGTAAATGCCTCGCAATCGATCGGGGACATGAAGCCGTTCTGGTCTTTCTTTGGTTACGATGAACCGAACTATACCACCCGCAAGAATGGCCAGAAATTACTGACCGAATTACAGCAAATAAGCCCGGTTCCGGTTTATGTACGCGCGCACAACCTGCTCACCTCCAAAGGCAACAGTCCCGGACCAGACCTGAAGTGGGGCTTCACGGATGCTTACACCGAAGACAAAAATGGCAAGCCGGTGTACAACTGGGTTACCGTAGACAGCATCGTGGATACCTACGTGCAACGGGGCATGAAGCCACTCATGGAAATCGGGTTTATGCCCAAAGCCCTATCTTCTAAACCTGAGCCCTACGAACACAAATGGAGTGCGGGCGGCAACATCTGGACCGGCTGGACTTATCCGCCTAAGGATTACAATAAATGGCGGGAGTTAGTATACCAATGGGTAAATCATTCTATTCAGCGGTATGGCAAACAAGAAGTTACTACCTGGTTATGGGAGTTGTGGAACGAACCGGACATTGGTTACTGGTCGGGCACCTTCGAAGAATACTGCAAGCTTTATGATTATACCGCCGACGGCTTAAAGCGGGCCTGCCCTGAATGCACCATTGGCGGCCCGCACACTACCAGCCCCCGCGGCGAAAAGGGTTACCAGTACCTGACTAAATTTATCGAGCATTGCCTGCGGGGTAAAAATTACGCTACCAAGAAAACCGGTACGCCGCTGCAATTTGTGGCCTTTCACGCTAAAGGGGCACCGGAGTTGGTAAACGGGCATATCCGCATGAATATGGGGGTACAGTTAAAAGACATTTCCCGCGGATTCACCGCCGTTAATTCTTTTCCGGAACTGAAAAACATACCGATCATTATCGGGGAAAATGACCCGGAAGGATGTGCGGCCTGTTCGGAAAAGAAAGAACCGAAATACGGTTACCGCAACGGTACCATGTACCCCAGTTACACGGCAGCCGCCTACGCACGCATCTACGAATTAATGGACCAGCACCAGGTAAACCTACGGGGAGCGGTAAGCTGGTCGTTCGAGTTTGAGAACCAGGCGTGGTTTGCCGGCTTCCGCGATTTAGCCACCAATGGCGTAGATAAACCGGTATTAAATGTGTTCCGCATGTTTGGCATGATGAACGGAAACCGGGTAGCGGTTCAAACCAACAATACCCTGAAAGCCGCCGATATAATCGCGTCTGGTGTAACCGGTAAACCCGATATTAATGCGCTGGCCAGCAAAAACGATCATTCTATTGCGGTGATAGTTTGGAACTACCACGATGATGATGTAGCCGCAGCGGCCTCCCCGGTTGAGTTAACCATTATCGGTGTTCCCCAAAGCAAAGTCCAAGTCCATCATTACCGCGTCGATAAGCAATTCAGCAATTCCTTTGAAAAATGGAAATCCATGGGCAAACCGCAACAGGTTACGAATGAACAATACCAGGAATTAGAAAAAGCCGGCCAATTACAATTGCTTACTTCCCCGGCGTGGCAGGAAGTAAATGAGGGCAAAACTGTTTTAAAGTTTGATTTACCGCGGCAGGGGGTATCGTTTATCCAGTTAAGCTGGTAA
- a CDS encoding esterase, with protein MLCFSNYAISQAPNAPIVVSPEVHPDNTVTFRYLAPAAKEVKLNTQFEKTPVTMTKDAAGIWSATVGPMKPDMYPYSFVVDGTTVADPKNSAIFPNEGFQNSVVEITGKSPLVHTLQNVPHGTLAYRYYNSKELGTRPVVIYTPPGYEKEQAKKYPVLYLLHGTTDTEETWTKVGRANIILDNLIAQSKAQPMIIVMPYGRAYPVISKSSGSLRNWENLQEFKKDFQSNLLPFVEQNYRVKKDKNSRAIAGFSGGGGETLYLGLNNPDMFGWVCGFAPGMLKEEFDRNNAVAFANPTQTNQQLKLFWIGVGKEDMLYPVVTEYLQVLDSKKIKHETFISEGGHTWMNCKLYLSTIAQKLFK; from the coding sequence ATGCTCTGTTTTTCCAATTACGCCATTAGTCAGGCTCCCAACGCACCTATTGTAGTATCACCCGAAGTTCATCCGGACAATACGGTTACGTTCCGGTACCTGGCCCCGGCGGCCAAAGAAGTAAAACTAAACACGCAATTCGAGAAAACACCGGTAACCATGACCAAAGACGCGGCCGGAATCTGGAGCGCAACGGTCGGCCCCATGAAGCCCGACATGTACCCGTACAGCTTTGTGGTAGATGGTACGACGGTAGCGGACCCTAAAAATTCCGCCATTTTCCCCAACGAAGGTTTTCAGAATAGTGTCGTGGAGATTACCGGTAAATCGCCATTGGTGCACACCCTGCAAAATGTGCCGCACGGTACCCTGGCTTACCGCTACTATAATTCCAAGGAATTAGGTACCCGACCGGTCGTGATTTATACGCCACCTGGTTACGAAAAAGAACAAGCGAAAAAATACCCGGTCCTTTACCTTTTGCACGGCACCACCGACACCGAAGAAACCTGGACCAAAGTAGGAAGAGCCAACATTATTCTGGATAACCTGATTGCCCAAAGCAAGGCGCAGCCCATGATTATTGTGATGCCTTACGGCCGGGCCTATCCGGTAATCAGTAAATCGTCAGGGAGCCTCCGGAACTGGGAGAACTTGCAGGAATTTAAAAAAGATTTCCAGAGTAACTTGCTACCTTTTGTAGAGCAAAATTACCGGGTGAAGAAAGACAAGAACAGCCGGGCCATTGCCGGGTTTTCGGGCGGCGGTGGCGAAACCTTGTACCTGGGCTTGAATAATCCGGATATGTTTGGCTGGGTTTGTGGCTTTGCCCCGGGTATGCTCAAAGAAGAATTCGACCGCAACAATGCCGTGGCCTTTGCCAATCCAACGCAGACGAATCAGCAGTTAAAATTATTCTGGATTGGAGTAGGCAAAGAAGATATGTTGTACCCGGTGGTTACGGAATACCTGCAAGTACTGGATAGCAAAAAAATAAAGCACGAAACTTTTATTTCGGAAGGCGGCCATACCTGGATGAATTGCAAATTGTACCTCTCCACCATCGCCCAAAAGCTTTTTAAATAG
- a CDS encoding esterase, translating into MQKKTVDWLLLLLVMLCISNYAIGQPPRGPLVISPQIHPDKKVTFRYQALSAKEVKLSAQFEKAPVAMTKDTAGIWSVTVGPVKPDIYPYNFVVDGISVMDPANVAFFPNERFKASLVDIPGDTPLIHTMRDVPHGSVNYEYYPSVSGTTGSLVVYTPPDYDKDASKKYPVFYLISGTTDTEETWFKVGRTNVVLDNLIAEGKAKPMIVVMPYGNIEARIAAQKGGTKPADPAGRESEEAVTRAKTFEADLMQNVLPYIEKSYRTINNKDNRAIGGFSRGGGQTLRTAFSNMDKFSWVCCYSAYLSPKEMESSYKPIYENASRTNQQLKLFWISVGTDDFLYKSTVEFMDFLKAKNVNYKSLVTDGGHTWMNTKVYLTQTAQLLFK; encoded by the coding sequence ATGCAAAAGAAAACAGTAGACTGGTTATTACTGCTTTTAGTAATGCTCTGTATTTCCAATTATGCCATTGGTCAGCCTCCTCGGGGTCCTTTGGTGATTTCGCCGCAGATTCATCCGGATAAAAAAGTGACCTTTCGTTACCAGGCCTTATCAGCCAAAGAAGTAAAGCTCAGTGCCCAGTTTGAAAAAGCTCCGGTAGCTATGACCAAAGATACGGCCGGTATTTGGAGCGTAACCGTTGGTCCGGTAAAACCCGATATTTACCCGTATAATTTTGTGGTGGATGGTATATCGGTAATGGACCCGGCTAATGTCGCCTTCTTTCCCAACGAACGATTTAAAGCCAGTTTGGTGGATATTCCCGGCGATACACCGCTGATTCATACCATGCGCGATGTGCCGCACGGCTCCGTGAATTACGAATATTATCCTTCGGTTTCGGGTACTACCGGTTCTTTAGTGGTGTATACCCCGCCGGATTACGACAAAGATGCCAGCAAAAAATACCCCGTCTTTTACCTGATTAGTGGCACCACCGATACCGAAGAAACCTGGTTTAAGGTAGGCCGCACCAATGTAGTACTCGATAACCTGATTGCCGAAGGCAAAGCTAAACCCATGATTGTGGTAATGCCCTACGGTAACATAGAAGCTCGCATTGCCGCGCAAAAAGGCGGTACCAAACCCGCCGACCCAGCGGGCCGGGAAAGTGAAGAAGCCGTAACGCGCGCCAAAACCTTTGAAGCCGACTTAATGCAGAACGTGCTGCCCTACATCGAAAAAAGTTACCGCACCATCAACAACAAAGATAACCGGGCCATTGGTGGTTTCTCCCGGGGCGGCGGACAAACCTTGCGGACCGCTTTCAGCAACATGGATAAATTTTCCTGGGTGTGCTGCTACAGCGCTTACTTAAGCCCTAAGGAAATGGAAAGCAGTTATAAACCCATTTACGAAAATGCCAGCCGTACGAACCAGCAATTAAAGTTATTCTGGATAAGCGTGGGTACCGACGATTTTCTATATAAATCCACAGTGGAATTTATGGATTTCCTGAAAGCTAAAAACGTGAACTATAAAAGCTTGGTGACGGATGGCGGACATACCTGGATGAATACCAAAGTTTACCTGACCCAAACGGCCCAATTACTTTTTAAATAA
- a CDS encoding alpha/beta hydrolase-fold protein, with product MKHLHTLFAVFMLISGAAKAQNIEKEAPPGFDVVQPNIAHGKIDTITYDSKTVGTKRRALVYTPPGYSKSKKYPVLYLLHGIGGDEKEWLKGGQPQVILDNLYAQKKVQPMIVVLPNGRAMKDDRPVGNVFDSVKVQAFATFEKDLLNDLIPYVEKKYPVRKERENRAIAGLSMGGGQSLNFGLGNLNKFAWVGGFSSAPNTKKPEVLVANPEEAKKKLKLLWISCGDNDGLITFSKRTHDYLFTNNVPHVYYVEPGGHDFKVWKNGLYMFSQFLFKPVNTASLPKYSVLGSPASTNIRSAKYPQILPDNRVIFRIKAPKAQKVQIDLGKKYDLVKQADGFWEATTDSISEGFHYYSLLIDGIALADPASETFYGMGRMASGIEIPFRGGDYYALKEVPHGEVRMKRYFSPVTNSWRRFYLYTPAGYDVNTSEKYPVLYILHGGGEDERGWATQGKTDLILDNLIAGKKAKPMLVVMLDGNMGMSGFNENAFRIFENELKQVVIPEVDKNYRTLPDAKNRALAGLSMGGLQTLHAGMRNTQLFNYLGVFSSGWFSNQPALSNPQYEFIQNNMATINNNLKLLWVAMGGKEDIAYNNCKEMLAKFDQMKVKYTYSEYPGGHTWPVWRNNLYNFAPLLFK from the coding sequence ATGAAGCATTTACATACACTATTCGCTGTTTTTATGCTGATTAGTGGGGCGGCCAAAGCCCAGAACATTGAAAAAGAAGCTCCCCCGGGTTTCGACGTGGTACAACCCAATATTGCACATGGTAAAATAGACACCATTACTTACGATTCAAAAACGGTTGGCACCAAACGCCGGGCTTTAGTATACACGCCGCCAGGGTATTCAAAAAGTAAAAAATACCCGGTGCTGTATTTATTACACGGCATTGGCGGCGACGAAAAAGAATGGCTGAAAGGCGGCCAACCCCAGGTGATTCTGGATAATTTGTACGCCCAGAAAAAAGTACAGCCCATGATTGTGGTATTACCGAACGGCCGGGCCATGAAAGACGACCGGCCGGTAGGCAATGTTTTCGACAGCGTTAAGGTGCAAGCCTTTGCTACTTTTGAAAAAGATTTACTGAACGACCTAATTCCGTACGTCGAGAAAAAGTATCCAGTCCGGAAAGAACGGGAAAACCGGGCCATTGCCGGTTTGTCGATGGGAGGGGGACAATCCTTGAATTTTGGCTTAGGGAATTTAAATAAATTTGCCTGGGTAGGCGGATTCTCTTCAGCGCCCAATACCAAAAAACCAGAAGTGTTAGTAGCTAACCCCGAAGAAGCGAAAAAGAAATTAAAACTGCTTTGGATTTCCTGCGGCGATAATGATGGCCTGATTACCTTCAGCAAACGGACCCACGATTATTTGTTTACTAATAATGTACCACACGTTTATTACGTGGAACCGGGCGGGCACGACTTCAAAGTTTGGAAAAACGGATTGTATATGTTCTCGCAGTTCTTATTTAAGCCAGTGAATACGGCCTCTTTGCCTAAGTATTCCGTTTTAGGAAGCCCAGCTTCTACCAACATCCGTTCGGCGAAGTACCCGCAAATTTTACCTGACAACCGGGTAATATTCCGGATAAAAGCACCCAAAGCTCAAAAAGTACAAATTGATTTAGGTAAAAAATACGACCTGGTAAAGCAAGCCGATGGCTTTTGGGAAGCAACCACTGATTCTATTAGCGAAGGTTTTCATTATTACTCTTTACTCATAGATGGCATTGCCTTAGCTGACCCCGCCAGCGAAACTTTTTACGGTATGGGCCGCATGGCCAGTGGCATTGAGATACCTTTCCGAGGAGGAGATTATTATGCTTTAAAAGAGGTGCCGCACGGCGAAGTACGCATGAAACGCTATTTTTCGCCGGTAACTAACTCCTGGCGGCGATTTTACCTCTATACCCCGGCTGGTTACGATGTAAATACTTCCGAAAAATACCCGGTACTGTACATTTTACACGGGGGCGGGGAGGACGAACGCGGTTGGGCCACGCAAGGTAAAACCGATTTAATTCTGGATAATTTAATTGCTGGGAAAAAAGCCAAGCCCATGCTGGTCGTCATGCTCGATGGCAATATGGGTATGTCCGGGTTTAATGAAAATGCTTTTCGGATTTTTGAAAATGAATTAAAGCAGGTGGTTATTCCGGAAGTAGATAAAAATTACCGGACCTTACCGGATGCTAAAAACCGGGCGTTGGCCGGTTTATCCATGGGCGGTTTGCAAACGTTACACGCTGGCATGCGGAACACGCAATTATTTAATTATTTGGGCGTATTCAGCTCCGGCTGGTTTAGTAATCAACCGGCATTATCGAATCCGCAATACGAATTTATTCAAAATAATATGGCCACCATAAACAACAACCTGAAACTGCTGTGGGTAGCCATGGGCGGCAAAGAAGATATTGCTTACAACAACTGCAAGGAAATGCTCGCCAAGTTCGACCAGATGAAGGTGAAATACACTTACTCCGAATATCCCGGTGGACATACCTGGCCGGTGTGGCGCAATAACTTGTATAATTTTGCACCGCTTTTATTTAAATAA
- a CDS encoding ThuA domain-containing protein, producing the protein MKRVVTIALLFLGVNFCFSQISKYNASKAANTNTIKAENLKNTLQKTIPVLIVDGFSNHDWKQTTAVIKWMLEKTGRFRVDVSTVPLDSTQLVNWKPAFSKYAVVIQNTNNINTPRLRWSAGAERALEQYVNGGGGLYILHSANNAFAQWPEYNKMIGLGWRPSTVGYALEIDSARKINRLPPGEGKGTGHGDRFDALIQILNRHPINQGYPAQWKTAYTEVYHYPRGPAENLTVLSYAYDSSATHKLWPVEWVVKYGKGRVYNSSMGHLWTGEVYPPAYRCVGFQTTVIRATEWLATGKVSYPVPKNFPAKESLSLNKESEFLNSQK; encoded by the coding sequence ATGAAAAGAGTAGTTACGATAGCATTGCTGTTTCTTGGGGTTAATTTTTGTTTCTCCCAAATTAGTAAATACAATGCCTCCAAAGCGGCTAATACAAATACAATTAAAGCTGAAAATTTAAAAAATACGCTACAAAAAACTATTCCGGTTTTAATTGTGGATGGCTTTAGTAACCACGACTGGAAACAAACCACCGCGGTAATTAAGTGGATGCTGGAAAAAACCGGCCGCTTTCGCGTGGATGTTTCCACGGTACCCCTGGATAGCACGCAGCTGGTTAACTGGAAACCTGCTTTTAGTAAATACGCCGTAGTGATTCAAAATACCAATAACATTAATACGCCACGTTTACGCTGGTCAGCGGGGGCGGAGCGGGCGCTGGAGCAATACGTGAACGGTGGGGGAGGTCTGTACATTCTGCATTCGGCTAATAATGCTTTTGCGCAGTGGCCGGAATACAACAAAATGATTGGGTTAGGATGGCGCCCCAGTACAGTTGGCTACGCTCTGGAAATTGATTCAGCCCGAAAAATAAACCGCCTGCCACCCGGCGAAGGCAAAGGAACCGGACACGGCGACAGGTTTGATGCTTTAATTCAGATTCTGAACCGTCATCCGATCAACCAGGGTTATCCTGCTCAATGGAAAACGGCTTATACCGAAGTGTACCATTATCCGCGGGGACCAGCCGAAAATCTTACCGTACTGTCTTATGCTTATGATAGCAGCGCTACCCACAAGTTATGGCCGGTGGAATGGGTGGTAAAATATGGGAAAGGACGGGTTTATAATTCCAGCATGGGACATCTTTGGACCGGAGAAGTTTATCCACCAGCTTATCGGTGTGTAGGGTTTCAAACTACGGTTATCCGGGCTACTGAATGGCTGGCTACGGGTAAGGTAAGCTACCCGGTACCCAAGAATTTCCCAGCTAAAGAATCACTCAGTCTTAATAAAGAAAGTGAATTTTTAAATTCTCAAAAGTAA
- a CDS encoding esterase, with the protein MKRSLCIIFLLISVVITATAQRPPAISSPDVHADNTVTFRFYGPNAKKVSLSGEFLKSNQSLTKDNAGIWSVTVGPIKPDIYPYNFVVDSIAVADPSNTNIFANERFKRSIVEVPGNTSLVHSLQNVPHGKVSYRYYKSGTLKTTRQLLVYTPPGFNPNGKTKYSVLYLIHGGSDTEETWTKVGRANLIADNLIAQKKAKPMIIVMPYGNVRPAPMPDFTQDVTKDIIPFIEANYPVLTDSKNRAVAGFSVGGGQTLNIGLTNPDKFAYVCSYAPYTATEEFQKNFTNWNPDATALNKQLKLFTISVGTEDFLFEPVKKNIAFFKEKNVKLETLIVPGGHTWMNCKLFLANSLPQLFKN; encoded by the coding sequence ATGAAAAGATCTCTCTGCATAATATTTCTGCTTATTTCGGTGGTAATTACCGCTACGGCGCAAAGACCACCGGCCATTAGTTCACCGGACGTGCATGCCGATAACACCGTAACTTTCCGGTTTTATGGCCCCAATGCTAAAAAAGTAAGCCTCAGTGGCGAATTTTTAAAATCGAACCAATCCCTGACAAAAGATAATGCCGGTATTTGGAGTGTTACCGTAGGCCCCATTAAACCCGACATTTACCCGTATAATTTTGTGGTAGATAGCATTGCGGTAGCCGACCCGAGTAACACGAATATATTTGCCAACGAACGGTTTAAACGCAGCATCGTGGAGGTTCCTGGTAATACGTCTTTGGTTCATTCGTTACAAAATGTACCCCATGGCAAAGTGAGTTACCGGTATTATAAATCGGGCACCCTAAAAACCACCCGGCAATTACTGGTATATACGCCGCCCGGGTTTAACCCCAATGGTAAAACGAAATACTCGGTTCTGTACCTCATTCACGGCGGTTCCGATACCGAAGAAACTTGGACCAAAGTAGGTCGGGCCAACCTGATTGCCGATAATTTAATCGCCCAGAAAAAAGCCAAACCCATGATTATAGTCATGCCCTACGGGAACGTAAGGCCAGCACCCATGCCCGATTTTACTCAAGATGTTACGAAAGATATCATCCCCTTTATCGAAGCTAATTACCCGGTACTAACCGATAGTAAAAACCGCGCAGTAGCTGGCTTTTCGGTGGGCGGCGGGCAAACCCTGAATATCGGCCTGACGAACCCTGATAAGTTTGCTTATGTCTGTTCTTATGCCCCTTATACGGCCACCGAAGAATTCCAGAAAAACTTTACTAACTGGAACCCGGATGCAACTGCCCTGAACAAGCAACTAAAATTATTTACGATTAGTGTAGGCACCGAAGACTTTTTATTTGAACCGGTGAAAAAGAACATTGCTTTCTTCAAAGAAAAAAATGTGAAGCTGGAAACACTCATTGTACCGGGTGGCCATACCTGGATGAATTGTAAATTATTCCTGGCTAATTCGCTACCGCAATTATTTAAAAATTAA
- a CDS encoding alpha/beta hydrolase — protein sequence MKVKHSCRFCFLKKKVVAGLILLLIGYTAKAQEVIDLYSGAIPNAKVMPGANKGNLEAGGLVRRVVKPSLEVYLPAKENASGAAVIICPGGSYKVIVFQGEGIATAKEFAKNGVAAFVLKYRLPNDSILIDKKIGPLQDAQQAIKLVRENAVKWGIDADKVGIVGFSAGGHLASTAATHFAKPLIPNPKNTNLRPDFQVVVYPVISMQDGLTHGDSRSNLLGKNPTKEAIDLFSNELQVTANTPPAYITHAADDKLVDVDNSIAYFQKLRHLGVAVEMHVYPKGGHGFIFGQKD from the coding sequence GTGAAAGTAAAGCATTCTTGCCGTTTCTGTTTTTTAAAAAAGAAAGTAGTGGCTGGCCTGATTTTATTGCTTATTGGCTATACAGCCAAGGCTCAAGAGGTAATAGATTTATACTCCGGCGCTATTCCCAACGCCAAGGTGATGCCGGGAGCCAATAAAGGTAACCTGGAAGCCGGGGGGCTGGTACGCCGGGTTGTAAAACCAAGTTTAGAGGTTTATTTGCCGGCTAAGGAAAATGCATCGGGGGCGGCCGTTATTATTTGTCCAGGAGGCTCTTATAAAGTAATTGTGTTCCAGGGTGAAGGCATAGCTACGGCCAAGGAGTTTGCTAAAAATGGCGTGGCCGCTTTTGTGCTCAAATACCGGCTGCCGAATGATTCTATTCTGATTGATAAAAAAATTGGTCCTTTACAGGATGCGCAGCAAGCCATTAAACTGGTGCGCGAGAATGCCGTTAAATGGGGCATTGATGCAGATAAAGTAGGTATTGTGGGGTTCTCGGCGGGTGGGCATCTGGCCTCAACGGCCGCTACGCATTTTGCCAAGCCCCTTATTCCAAATCCTAAAAACACCAATTTACGACCCGACTTTCAGGTGGTGGTGTACCCGGTGATCAGCATGCAGGACGGCCTCACGCATGGAGATTCCCGAAGTAATTTACTGGGCAAAAATCCAACGAAGGAAGCCATCGACTTATTTTCCAATGAACTGCAGGTTACGGCCAATACGCCCCCGGCTTATATCACGCATGCCGCCGACGATAAACTGGTAGATGTAGATAACAGCATTGCTTATTTCCAAAAACTGCGGCACCTAGGGGTTGCGGTTGAAATGCATGTTTACCCCAAAGGCGGGCATGGCTTCATCTTCGGGCAAAAAGACTGA
- a CDS encoding alpha/beta hydrolase: MKIKILASLVAAAFTSSLALAQGQAAVKEDFKPSAFNQPFQDYPQVNSQGYVRFRIVAPQADSVRVTLGLGGRGGTRLTKGADGAFTGTTAGPMDEGFHYYHLVVDGGIYNDPGTGNFYGSQRWESGVEIPAKDQDFYALKNVPHGHVQQVLFPSKSTKTSRVANVYTPPGYEKGSTKYPVLYLQHGWGENETSWAIQGKTNLIMDNMIAEGRIKPFIVVMTYGMTNTGGRPGPPRPAANATAAAGTTPPAAGAAPAPRPGMGAPGVVPNGITAGEPTGVAAFQTVLLDELIPYVDSHFRTVANRDNRAMAGLSMGGFETHTITLAKPEVFGYWGLMSGGNYTPEQLQGKMKPKLLFITYGSKETRGADALPKVEADLKAAGYKVGTYVSPGTAHEFQTWRRSLYQMAPLLFK; this comes from the coding sequence ATGAAAATTAAAATTTTAGCAAGCTTAGTTGCCGCTGCCTTCACCAGTAGCTTGGCGTTGGCGCAAGGCCAGGCGGCCGTAAAAGAAGATTTTAAACCGTCTGCTTTTAACCAGCCCTTCCAGGATTATCCCCAGGTAAACTCCCAGGGGTATGTCCGTTTTCGGATTGTAGCGCCCCAAGCCGACAGCGTGCGCGTAACTCTTGGTCTGGGCGGACGAGGTGGAACCAGATTAACCAAAGGAGCGGATGGGGCTTTTACCGGAACTACCGCCGGACCAATGGATGAAGGCTTTCACTACTACCACTTAGTCGTGGATGGCGGTATTTATAATGATCCCGGTACCGGAAACTTCTATGGCTCGCAACGTTGGGAAAGCGGTGTTGAAATACCGGCCAAAGATCAGGATTTTTATGCTTTAAAAAATGTGCCGCACGGCCACGTGCAGCAAGTATTATTTCCTTCTAAAAGCACGAAAACTTCCCGGGTAGCTAATGTGTATACGCCGCCCGGGTACGAAAAAGGTAGCACCAAATATCCGGTTTTATACCTGCAACATGGTTGGGGCGAAAATGAAACTTCCTGGGCGATCCAAGGCAAGACGAATCTGATTATGGACAACATGATTGCCGAAGGCCGCATAAAGCCATTTATTGTGGTGATGACCTACGGTATGACGAATACGGGCGGAAGACCAGGACCACCACGTCCGGCGGCCAATGCTACTGCGGCGGCGGGTACCACTCCGCCAGCGGCTGGTGCTGCTCCGGCTCCACGTCCTGGTATGGGTGCACCTGGCGTGGTGCCGAATGGGATAACGGCAGGCGAACCTACTGGGGTTGCCGCTTTTCAGACTGTTTTACTGGATGAATTAATACCTTATGTGGATTCCCATTTCCGCACGGTAGCTAACCGGGATAATCGCGCTATGGCTGGTCTTTCCATGGGTGGGTTTGAAACACACACGATAACATTAGCGAAACCAGAAGTTTTTGGTTACTGGGGATTAATGAGTGGGGGTAACTATACACCAGAACAGTTGCAAGGTAAAATGAAACCGAAGCTGCTGTTTATAACTTACGGAAGCAAAGAAACCCGCGGGGCCGATGCGCTACCCAAAGTGGAAGCTGATTTAAAAGCAGCCGGCTATAAAGTGGGTACTTATGTTTCGCCGGGCACCGCCCACGAGTTTCAAACCTGGCGCCGTAGCCTTTATCAAATGGCTCCCCTACTTTTTAAATAA